In Podarcis raffonei isolate rPodRaf1 chromosome 11, rPodRaf1.pri, whole genome shotgun sequence, the sequence CTGTTGCTAAGGGCTGCTCCATGGCTGCTTGTCTTGTGAGGAGCTGAGCAGCATCCTTGACGCTGTTGCTCTTGCCTAGCTCAAAGGCCATTCCATTTCAGGTGAGGCCACTGCTCTCCCCACTGAATTATCCTTTTAAACTAAGCAGCAAAGCATTGGGAGAATTGCCTTAATcagtgcaggaggaggaggaggtggaatgaTGGGGTCCAGGCAGAGGAAAGGGGGGCTGAGCAAGGACGAGAAATGGGAGGTGGGAGTCTTTGGAATCGCCAGAGACCACTCTGGCTCTAGCAAATGATCTCTGCTCCGCTTGCCAGAAATGTCCAGCCCCAGGAGCTGCCCGTCAGCTGCATCCCAGAGCAACACAAGCATGAACCCAAAGCGTTCTGTTGGGCCACGTCTGAGGAGCAAAGATGGGTGGTTTACCCAGCTGAAGGGTGGCTTCTTTGCTGCCTGCCCTGCCTCTTTGTCTCCTGTTACCAAAGCAGAGGACCCACCTGGAGCCAGAATCTGGGTCTTCTGTCCCTTAAGCAGCTTCTGAACCCGGCGCATCTGGTTGGCATTGTCACGGCAACGAGATATTTCCTGGACTCGGTGATATGCCTCAGAGACAGACTTCAGAACTCCTGCAAGGACCACAACATGACCTGAGACaaggcacacacccacacccagggGAAGTAGTTTGGAGCCCCTGTGGCTCAGGGGAGTTAATATTATTTACttgattctcctccccccccccccccgtcctccaGCAAGTCCCCCAGGCTGCTCACAGAAAAGTTAATATCCTACCTGTCAGCTGCTTAAAGTCAGAGCTTTCTGGGTGGGTATTTCCTACCAAATCCTTCAGGAAGTGCCTGTACCTGCCAAAGAGAGGGGGCACTGTCagatggggtggggaaggaggggcAGGTGCACGCCTTCCGGCTCAGTCCTCCAGCAGCCTCCTCCCTGGGGCTGAGGGGGTGCAGCCAGGCTGTGGAGCCCCAGTGAGGCCAGCTGAGCAGCCCCTCCCAGATGCGATGAGCACAGCATCCTCCTGCAGAGGCGGCTACCTACCGAGAGAGCCTCTGGAGGGGCAGCGGGAGCAGCTGTTCCAGGCAAAGGCCCCCAAACTCTGGCCGGGACTCCTGGAGCTTCTTGAAGCGGTAAAAGGGTTTGTTCTTCCGCACCTGCCTCTGGAAGGGCAAGAGAAGAGAAGCAGGAGTCACTAGCTGAcctgccacccactccccaccccaggtcatcacagaattgtagagatggagggGCTCCAAGAGGCATCTAGCCccgccccctgcaaggcaggaatgacAGCTAAAACATCACTGACACGGCTTGATCAGCAAAGGGCAGGAAAAGGCTCCAGGCCTGGGGGGGGTGGGCTGTGTGCCCAGAGCAGCGACCTGCAAGATTCCTGCTCAAAGGGTGTGACAGGGACAGAAAAAGGAAACAGGTACCTCCAAGGTGCTCTGGGCCTTTCCCAGGTTTTCAGCATAGCAGACGTAGAGAACCAGCTGGTGGCAGAAACCCTCCAGGCCAAGCCCCAAGCGGCCTCCCTCCAGATGGAAAAGCAGAGTCCTGGGTGCAAAGCGGGAGAGGGCTCCATGAATCAAGAAGTTTGTGGGGGGCAATGCCACTTTACCAGTATTGCCTCACACTGGCGCTCCCCcttgctccccccctccccagcttctATAAGGGGCTATATGAGAGGTGGGTGCAGGACTATCCACGACACTTGTGGTTAGTGGCATATCCTGCCTTGCAGGAGATATCCTGCCTTGGAGGGGAGCTCACAGGGATTCAGAGGTAGGCTCTGTTCTGCACTGAGGGGGGGGGTCGGGTTTGATATCTCAACACAGGACAAAGCTTCCTCCTGCCCAAAGGAATACTATTCAGCTGTAGAtgtcagggcaattcacaacataaaaacacaaatacataataaaaatatgagCAAAACCAAACCAACAATCCCTGTTTCCACATTTAAAAGAGCATCAGGTGtcaatcagtcaaaggcctggttgaagagggacattttcacctggcgcctttttgttgttgtttagtcgtttagtcgtgtccgactcttcgtgaccccatggaccagagcacgccaggcactcctgtcttccactgcctccctcatgctggtagcttcgagaacactgtcccaccatctcgtcctccgttgtccccttctccttgcaccctccatctttcccagcatcagtgtcttttccagggagtcttctcttctcatgaggtggccaaagtcttggagcctcagcttcaggatctgtccttccagtgagcactcagggctgatttccttcagaatggagaggtttgatcttcttgcagtccatgggactctcaagagtctcctccagcaccataattcaaaagcatcaattcttcggcaatcagccttctttatggtccagctctcacttccatacatcactactgggaaaaccatggctttaactatacggacctttgttggtaaggtgatgtctctgctttttaagatgctgtctaggtttgccatcgcctttctcccaaggagcaggcgtcttttaatttcgtgactgctgtcaccatctgcagtgatcatggagcccaagaaattaaaatctctcactgcctccatttcttccccttctatttgccaggaggtgatgggaccagtggccatgatcttcgttttttgatgttgagcttcagaccatattttgcgctctcctctttcaccctcattaaaaggttctttaattcctcctcactttctgccatcaaggttgtgtcatctgcatatctgaggttgttgatatttcttccggcgatctttattccggcttgggattcatccagcccagcctttcgcatgataaattctgcatataagttaaataagcagggagacaatatacagccttgccgtactcctttcccaattttgaaccaatcagttgttccatatccagttctaactgtagcttcttgtcccacgtagagatttctcaggagacagatgaggtgatcaggcactcccatttctttaagaacttgccatagtttgctgtggtcaacacagtcaaaggcttttgcatagtcaatgaagcagaagtagatgtctttctggaactctctagctttctccataatgcagcgcatgtttgcaatttggtctctggttcctctgcctcttctaaatccagcttacacttctgggagttctcggtccacatactgcttaagcctgccttgtagaattttaagcataaccttgctagcgtgtgaaatgagtgcaattgtgcggtagttggagcattctttggcacttcccttctttgggattgggatgtagactgatcttctccaatcctctgaccactgctgagttttccaaatttgctggcatattgagtgtagcaccttaacagcatcatcttttaaaaatttttaaCCCGAtatggcgcctaaaggtgtataatgaaggtgccagccgaacctccctggggagagcattccacaaatggggagccattgcaGCAAAGACCcgtttttgtgttgccaccctctggacctctcatggaggaggcgcaCAAGGAGGTACACTCAGTGGATGATCTCaggatctgggtaggttcatatggaataTTTTCAGCACATTGTTCACATGTGAGTTTTGCACAGTGCTAaaattagggctgggcgatatctggttttcaacatcaggCTGTATCAGCAGCTAACCATCGTGATATACTGGTAtctcatgatgtctgaaataaggagggGTGGCTGGGCTGTGGCAGGCGGGAAGCTTTTTGCTGCATGATCTCCATGCTCTTTCTTAGAGCACCAGGTTGTCCTTCCCAACAATGTGCACAATCGAGGCGCCTGGGCTGGGTAGGATGGGAGGGAGCAGAAGAAGTGACCAGGAGaaagaagcaaggaaggaaggaaggaaggaaggaaggcaggaaggcaggctcGCACCCCCTGGGCTGGCAGAGTTCTTTGCCATCCTTCCCAGCCACATGTAGGATCACATCACCTAGGCTGAAGATGCTGGGCTGGCAGCACTTAGCTGTCCTTCCCAGCACAACTGTGGTGCCTcggctggaaggaaggaaggcaggaaggcaggaaggcaggaaggcaggctcGCACCCCCTGGGCTGGCAGAGTTCTTTGCCATCCTTCCCAGCCACATGTAGGATCACATCACCTAGGCTGAAGATGCTGGGCTGGCAGCACTTAGCTGTCCTTCCCAGCACAACTGTGGTGCCTCGGctggaaggcaggaaggaaggcaggaaggcaggaaggcaggaaggaaggaaggaaggaaggaaagcaggcaGTGCTGTTTCTTAAAGTACCAACACTGCAGTTTAGGGGAGGTGCTGAGGCTGACTTCTCAAATTTTTCACAATTATATTGCCCCCTGGAATTTTGAAGGCTGTTCACAGCGAACTGCTGGGTCAAATATTGCAATGTGAGCTTCAAACCGGATTTGAACTATGTATTGGTACATCGCACAGGCCTAGCTAAGATGTTGTCCCAAAGGCCAAAATCCAGCCAGGGGCAGCGGTTGTCCCAAATATCTGAGGAGACAGCTGACTCCCCCAATGTCCTTTACAGATCCATGTCTGTCATTTGAGAGCCTACTCTAGTCCACACATATCAGGTTGAGAGGCAGCATTGTGGTTCTTGCAAAGAGGACTTCCAAGTGTCTGTTTAGTCTGATTGAAATGTAATCTGAAAATTTAAAAGGGTGCAATCCCCTCCATCATAAAGCTAACCCCTAAACCCAGCTCCCATTTACCCCCACCCATATTAAACAGTCAGGAGGTGTCTCGTGTACTGAGGTTTGGTTACAGAACCAGACAGGATACAGAGCAGGAAGTTAGAGGAAAACTCTCAGAGCCCACTGCCACCACCCAACAGACCCTTGCTACCCCACCCATCGACAAAGGCTCCCGCTGTGGGTCCCTTACCGGCTGGCAGAGCAGATGGACTCCAGGCACCCGAAGATGGCCTCCTGATCCGCTGGCTTCAAGGTCCCTTTGGCCTTCAGGATGGCCACAAAGTACTAACAAGAGACATGCAAGGCAGTTACTCCTCCCCAGATACAAAGACTTTTCTAACTAACCTAACCCTTGACTGGATATATGCATGTTCAGGTCACAATCAAGGGGGAACATTGCTACATACTGTAAATGACGGCATCCTACAGCAGTTGGTGATGTGACTGACCAGAGGGGTGACCATGCTGGACTTCATCTTAAAGTGGGGCCCATAGCTTGGTGTGACATGTGCTGTTGAACCAGCCAGTGACATCAGCCAGAGTGCTGCCCAACGTTAAGTGGGCAATTGTCAAGAAAGTATGGCACCTTTACATTGGACTTCAAAAGAGATAACTACCCAAAAGCAAGGAGTCTGGTAAGAAGGAAGTTGAACAAGAAAATGATGGTGGCCAGATTTACCCAGAATGCTTGTGGGTCGTTCAAAGCCACAGCAATAGCAGTTCAGTTAGAACGCAGTAGAGGGCAGAAAGGCCTCCTTTAGAAAATGGAAGGCCTGTCCAAACAAGGACCACAAAAAGGAAAGTCAACTTGGGCCAGAGAAATGCAAGCAGACAATCAGGGATGCAAGGGGGGGAAATACGAAAGAAAGAGAATTTGAAGAGCCAACTGCTAGAAACAAAGGCCCACAAAACCATTTCAATACATTATTGTACGGCCAACCAATGAAGCGGAGTGTTGGAAGaatcaaagctggaaaaaagGAAACCCTTCTtcatactgatatatcacaatgtctgaaataaggatggaactatgtagaggtgaaCAGTAGGGTTGggagatatctggttttcaacactgtgatatatcaccagctaaacaaaGCAATATACTGACATATCCCcatgaaataaggatggagctttgtagaggcattggctgcctTCAcaatttttcccacattgtgatttttgcattatGGTTCACAATATATCGccaagtcaaaaattatgaaaccgttaTCATGATATGGACATTAAACTGGTTTTGGATAatatatatcacccagccccaTTGATGGTGACTAACTGCAGTGGCTacattccacctccactgtcGTGGGCAGTTTGTCTGTGAACAATATCAGTTGCTAGGACTCCTAAGTTGGGAGAGCATGGCTGTTGCACTCTGATCCTGCTAACGGATTTCCCATTTGGTTGGTCACTATGAGaaggggctggactaggtgggcccacttgggcctgatccagctgcagctgcagtgctctgcttatgttcttaggaGCCCTGCCAGCACCAAGAGAAGGCTGCAGTGCTCAGGGCTTGAGGGTGGTGAGAATCTGCCTTCTCCTTTCTGCTCCTCTTTCCTCTGGTCTCTCTCCCTGCACCATTTGGCTGCTAACAGCAACAAAGAAAAAGCAGCACATCACTGAAAAAAGCGAGCCAGGAAGCCGGGTCAGCTTGCTCCTTCAACAAAGAGCTGGGAGCAGAATGGCACCCTTAGTCCTGCACAGTATCTGAGCTCAGAGAAAGGTCCAGGGCCCTGCAGCCCAGCTTCTCACCGTGGCTACCAAGCCCAGCTGCTCCAGGTACTGCTGCTCAGTTTCCACCAGTTCCTTAGCCGTCCGACAGCGCTTCCTCTCCCACCGGGCTCTCTGCTCTTTCACCGGGTGGCAGCTGCTCCCAAGGGTGCTGGTCATTGtgtgtttttcttggggggggggagggaaggagaagcctTGAAAAGAAAGTTGCTCCAGCCAGTCCATActaaggatcattaggaaagggactggGAATAAAACTTCAGATATGATAACGATGTCTGTATATGAACTCTCTCCTAAGAGGAAATGCTGCAACATTAGGGACTttctagtttagagaaaaggtaagcaAAAGTGGGCGGGGCATGATAGAAGTTAAAAGATAATGCAAGGGatggagaacataagaagaacctgcaaaacccacaagcaggacatgagcaaaacagcagtactctcctcacctgcaattctcagcacctgGTATTGTCAGAGCCCTAccacctgcagccttccaggttGCTCCCCAGCTCTTCCTCCTTACCTGACCTTAAGCCTGCACAAGGTCGAGAGTAGGAGTCAGGGACAAAGCTCCCATATTACAATTTGGGGCCATCCATTGAAGCAGACTGCTGGAAGcctcaggacacacacacacaaaaacttcgTCACATGGCACATAGTTACACTATGGAACTGgctctcacaggaggcagtgacggccaGCAACTTTAATAGAttcaaaagaggatcagacaaattcctggaggagagctGGACTTTCTGTGGATACAGTACCTGATCTTTGGTTCTTCACCAGGCACTATCCAGAATCAACACTAGTCAGTGTGCAGCCCTTTGGCACACAGGTCAGACGCAAGCACACAGCAAATGGAACCACAGTCCATTATTATTCAAAGCGCTACCAATGAACATGGCATAATACAGAATAACAGGGGGAAGAACATGGGCTTGGGAGAAATGCCGGGTGTGAGGGTCCCTGCCTTGAGTTCAGAGGAAGCGCCCCAGCCTTGCACGAGGCCCGGGCAGCAGCTTCCCCCACCGGGTCAGAAGGCACAAAGCAGCCCAGAAAGCGGCAACGTGGAACCGGGAGGGCCTTGCTCCGAATCCAGCAGCCACGAACCTCGCtgataaaatggggaggtggggggcaggGCGAGGACAGGACCTTGGGCTCCTTGGGGGCGAGCGAACCCCGCTCTTGCCCGGGCTGGGCAGGCTTCCGCGGGGTCCCCCGCAGCCCTTGCTCGGCAGCCCTTCGGAAATGGGGCCGCTTCGCTCCTGCCTGAGCCCCCTTCCGGGGACCCCGAGAGCAGAGGCTCCCCGAGAGTCGGAAGCCAGTCCGACTATAAGCGGAGTCGGCATGGCGGCTCCGTGTAAGGCAGGAGAGTCACCGCGCGGGGCGGGAGAGCCAGGCGGGGCTGGGGGTCCCCCCAGCCCGGCCACGCTCAGCGGAACCAGGGGGTCCGAGGAAGCCCCCTGCCGGCGTCGCCGCTCCCTACCTTGCTCCGTCCAGCGGCGCCCGCCAAGCGTTCAAACGGCCAGCTGGTCCGGCCCCTTCCGGGCGCCTCCTCGGACGGGCGGGGCTGGACTCGGGGGGCGGACTCGGGGGTCGTAGGTGCCTCCCCTTCTCCGCCCCCATAGGATGGCCCGGCAATtggtcttctttcttttttaatcataactgtattcatagaatcatagaactgtagagtttggtGGGACCCGAGGGTCGCCTAGTCTAacagcctgcaatgcaggaatctcagctgaagaatTTCTTTCAGATGgccatctctgcttaaaaacctcccgtgaaggagagtccatcacctcctgagggagactggtCCGCTGTctaataggtaaaaggtaaaggtaaaggacccctggacagttaagtccaggcaaaggcgactGGAGTTGCTACGATGGCGTTTGttcacaggcagctttccgggtcatgtggccagcaggactaaactgcttctggccaacgggacaccgtgactgCCGCAGCAGCgcctggtatgctttcaaactgctaggttgactgAGATAGCTccttctgtcagaaagttcttcctgatgtttcatcaGGCTCTAGCTGATCAAGTCCTACACTGCAGAGCAGAAGAAagaaagcttgctccatcttccatgtgactgcccttgagatatttggagatgtctttcatatctcctcagtctcctctcctccaggctaaacatacccagctccctcaaccactcctcataaggcttggttttcagacccttgatcatcttggttgccctcctctgtacatgttccagcttgtcaatatcc encodes:
- the ARHGEF39 gene encoding rho guanine nucleotide exchange factor 39 isoform X2, whose protein sequence is MTSTLGSSCHPVKEQRARWERKRCRTAKELVETEQQYLEQLGLVATYFVAILKAKGTLKPADQEAIFGCLESICSASRTLLFHLEGGRLGLGLEGFCHQLVLYVCYAENLGKAQSTLERQVRKNKPFYRFKKLQESRPEFGGLCLEQLLPLPLQRLSRYRHFLKDLVGNTHPESSDFKQLTGVLKSVSEAYHRVQEISRCRDNANQMRRVQKLLKGQKTQILAPGRWFLREGWLSVVPPKGEELQRRMFFLFSDILLVTKPCHPLHPWNAHKFACQAVLPLRQGTVQKVFGHTQSQGGLLSDVAADVV
- the ARHGEF39 gene encoding rho guanine nucleotide exchange factor 39 isoform X1; the encoded protein is MTSTLGSSCHPVKEQRARWERKRCRTAKELVETEQQYLEQLGLVATYFVAILKAKGTLKPADQEAIFGCLESICSASRTLLFHLEGGRLGLGLEGFCHQLVLYVCYAENLGKAQSTLERQVRKNKPFYRFKKLQESRPEFGGLCLEQLLPLPLQRLSRYRHFLKDLVGNTHPESSDFKQLTGVLKSVSEAYHRVQEISRCRDNANQMRRVQKLLKGQKTQILAPGRWFLREGWLSVVPPKGEELQRRMFFLFSDILLVTKPCHPLHPWNAHKFACQAVLPLRQGTVQKVFGHTQSQGGLLSVSFPHRTLLLMSCNQEDFHEWHQTLLTAVRQLQMDSPPAE